In Citrus sinensis cultivar Valencia sweet orange chromosome 2, DVS_A1.0, whole genome shotgun sequence, a single genomic region encodes these proteins:
- the LOC102615475 gene encoding peroxidase 15-like, producing MASLRYLLAAALVVAFVLEGSSPAQAQLSPFFYSSTCPNVTNIIREVLKNAFLSDIRIGASLIRLHFHDCFVNGCDASILLDNTTTIVSEKFAGPNINSARGFEVVDDMKAAVERACPGVVSCADILTIAAEESVALSGGPSWTNLLGRRDSRTANRTLANENLPGPNNTLTRLKDRFRNVGLNDNFDLVALSGAHTFGRAQCRTFSDRLFNFNNTGNPDPTLNTTLLQQLRQLCPQGGNGSVLTNLDVTTPDLFDNKYFFNLQIRKGLLQSDQELFSTPGADTAAIVNVFSSNQAAFFQSFVISMIRMGNLRPLTGNQGEIRLNCRRVNGNSNIETRSSSEGDLISSF from the exons ATGGCTTCTCTTCGTTATCTTCTTGCAGCTGCTCTTGTAGTTGCATTTGTGCTTGAGGGATCATCACCAGCTCAAGCTCAACTTTCtccctttttttattcttccaCATGCCCTAATGTAACCAACATAATTCGGGAGGTGCTTAAGAATGCTTTCTTGTCCGATATCCGGATCGGTGCCAGCCTCATCAGGCTTCATTTCCATGACTGTTTTGTTAAT GGCTGTGATGCATCGATTTTGCTGGACAATACTACTACCATAGTGAGCGAGAAATTTGCTGGGCCAAATATTAATTCGGCGAGGGGTTTTGAAGTTGTTGATGACATGAAAGCTGCCGTTGAAAGGGCCTGTCCAGGCGTTGTTTCCTGTGCTGATATTCTTACTATTGCAGCTGAAGAATCTGTTGCTCTG TCAGGGGGTCCTTCATGGACAAATCTATTGGGAAGAAGAGACAGCAGAACCGCAAACAGGACTCTTGCAAATGAAAATCTTCCAGGACCGAACAATACTCTTACGAGGCTCAAAGATAGATTCAGAAATGTTGGCCTCAACGATAATTTTGATCTTGTTGCACTCTCCG GAGCTCACACATTTGGAAGGGCTCAGTGCCGAACTTTTAGCGATAGGTTATTCAATTTCAACAACACTGGCAATCCAGACCCAACACTTAACACAACCCTCTTACAACAACTTAGGCAACTATGCCCACAAGGTGGAAACGGCAGCGTTCTAACTAATCTGGATGTCACAACACCTGATTTGTTTGACAACAAATACTTCTTCAATCTTCAAATCCGCAAGGGCCTTCTGCAGAGTGATCAAGAATTGTTTTCGACTCCCGGTGCCGATACCGCCGCCATTGTCAATGTCTTTAGTAGCAACCAGGCTGCTTTCTTTCAAAGCTTTGTGATTTCAATGATAAGAATGGGGAATTTGAGACCATTGACAGGCAATCAAGGGGAGATTAGATTGAACTGCAGGAGGGTCAATGGAAACAGTAATATAGAAACCAGATCATCGTCAGAGGGTGATCTGATCAGCTCTTTCTAA